One region of Streptomyces capillispiralis genomic DNA includes:
- a CDS encoding DUF5133 domain-containing protein, whose amino-acid sequence MLLPAKAEVARQLRRYRAWERVMLAAPTDHTVRATFEDSGYTLCVLMGKRCAREAADAAERYLRSTLGTYLQEQNDRPRPAAAVRRGPPAVERRSPAGR is encoded by the coding sequence ATGCTGCTACCCGCCAAAGCCGAAGTCGCCCGGCAGTTGCGCCGCTACCGGGCCTGGGAACGCGTGATGCTGGCGGCCCCCACCGACCACACGGTCCGGGCCACCTTCGAGGACTCCGGCTACACGCTCTGCGTGCTGATGGGCAAGCGCTGCGCGCGGGAGGCGGCGGACGCCGCCGAGCGGTACCTGCGCAGCACCCTCGGCACCTATCTGCAGGAGCAGAACGACAGGCCCCGTCCGGCCGCGGCGGTCAGGCGGGGTCCGCCCGCCGTCGAGCGGCGCTCCCCGGCGGGAAGGTGA
- a CDS encoding pep a2, with protein MKTAVPCYYHLDVEVSPEKVGQVSRILAAHLRFWDLENLMEPVCGGAEMLLRAIDEHATDKNTSIEMWWNGQHLITAIGDHDRALRPDQELRGCLEHIAASSDGWGCCATETGSKVIWFSQRARAGERVPLVPTGPDPRESEGLDLPREVSVAQLTGRVRTPGGLLEEAR; from the coding sequence ATGAAGACCGCAGTGCCCTGCTACTACCACCTCGACGTGGAAGTCAGCCCGGAGAAGGTGGGACAGGTCAGCCGCATACTGGCCGCCCACCTGCGGTTCTGGGACCTGGAGAACCTGATGGAACCCGTCTGCGGCGGCGCCGAGATGCTGCTGAGGGCCATCGACGAGCACGCCACCGACAAGAACACGTCGATCGAGATGTGGTGGAACGGCCAGCACCTCATCACAGCCATCGGGGACCACGACCGCGCCCTGCGCCCCGACCAGGAGCTGCGCGGCTGTCTGGAGCACATCGCGGCGAGCAGCGACGGCTGGGGCTGCTGCGCCACCGAGACCGGCAGCAAGGTCATCTGGTTCTCGCAGCGCGCCCGCGCCGGCGAGCGCGTCCCGCTGGTGCCGACCGGCCCCGACCCGCGCGAGAGCGAGGGCCTGGACCTGCCCCGCGAGGTCAGCGTCGCACAGCTGACCGGCCGGGTCCGAACACCGGGCGGCCTCCTGGAGGAGGCCCGGTGA